GGCTCACCAGGAGCACGTCGCGGTCGAGCCGCACGGCGTAGGCGGTGTGCCGCGCCGGTCCGCGCGGGGGACGGTCGGCGAACCGGGGCAGTCCGTCGCTCCCGCTCAGCGCGTGCTGGGCGAAGATCCGCTTGAACTCGGGGAGGTGGCGGCGCTTGAAGTCGACCCACGGGTCGCCCCGCCGGGCCCGCCAGGGGTCGTCGCCGATCTCGTGGTCGCCGACCGCCGGGTAGGTGGCCAGACCGCGGTCGGCGAAGCGCTCGAACCACGCCGGGTAGTAGACGTCGGCCGCCCGGCGCCACGCGCGCAGCCGCTGGGCGTCGGTGCGGACCGGGCCGAACACGCCGGTCCGGGAGTCGTCGCGCCCCCAGCGGCCCTCGACGAGGTCGCCGGCGACCAGGACGTCGTCGGCACCCTGGTCGGCCATCTCGTCGATGACCCGGCCGAGGGCGGTCTCGTAGGCCTCGTTGGTCGAGTTGGCCACCTCGCCCGTGGCGGCGACGACGTGCTCGCGACGACCGCCGGCGGTGAGGTCGGCGACGTCCTGGTTGAGGAAGTCGGGTGCCGAGACGAACCGGTAGGCCCCGGCCAGGTCGGGGGCCGAGGGCACCGGCGGGCGGTCCCGCGGGCCACGGGCACGGAGGGCGGGGTCGGACGCAGCGTCGGCGTCACCGGCGCGACCGGCGGACGCCGGCGGCACGCTCTGCCCGGGGTAGTCGGAGCCCGGCGCCGCGCTGGCCGACGAGCCGGACGAGGTGGCCGTGGAGCAGCCGAGTGCACCGGCGACGAGCACCGCCAGCAGGGGCCCGAGAGGTCGTCGCATCACCCGGACAACCGTAGAGGTCGCGACCGACGTCCGCGCGAGGACCCGCGGACGTCGTCGGTGCCGACTCACTCGTCGAGGTGGTCGATGTCGCGGAACCCGGTCTTCTTGGCCCGCACGCCGCGGTTGGTCATCCAGGTCAGGGCCCACAGCACCACGCCGATGGCGAGGAGCCCGGCGGCGATCTTGTACTGCACCATGTCGGCCTCCAGCCGCGCCCACGGCCCGAGGAGGTAGCCGCAGCAGAGGGCGCCGACGACGGGCAGGAACGACGGCGCGCGGAACGCGTCGTCCGGCGTGGGGTCGCGTCGGAGCACCAGGCAGGCGATGTTGACGATGGTGAACACCGCCAGCAGCAGGAGCGCCGTGGTGCCCGAGAGCGCCCCGACGACCGAGGACTCCGAGTCGAGGGTGACGACGGTGATCAGGCCGAGCGCCAGGAGCGTGGTGAAGAGGATCGCCGTCCACGGGGAGCGGCGACCGGCCAGCACCTTGCCGAGCGAGCGCGGGAGCACGTCCTGGCGCGCCATGCCGTAGATGAGCCGGCTCGCCATCAGCATGTTGATGAGGGCGGTGTTGGCGACCGCGAAGACGGTGAGGAACGGGAAGACGGTGTCGATCGGCAGGTCGGGG
The sequence above is drawn from the Nocardioides sp. zg-1228 genome and encodes:
- a CDS encoding metallophosphoesterase; translation: MMRRPLGPLLAVLVAGALGCSTATSSGSSASAAPGSDYPGQSVPPASAGRAGDADAASDPALRARGPRDRPPVPSAPDLAGAYRFVSAPDFLNQDVADLTAGGRREHVVAATGEVANSTNEAYETALGRVIDEMADQGADDVLVAGDLVEGRWGRDDSRTGVFGPVRTDAQRLRAWRRAADVYYPAWFERFADRGLATYPAVGDHEIGDDPWRARRGDPWVDFKRRHLPEFKRIFAQHALSGSDGLPRFADRPPRGPARHTAYAVRLDRDVLLVSLDVFERRGGDVHVSVDPAQLRWLAGVLRRAERDDVPWVMVQAHTPMPGAVRVRNSTHLVYEKGRSSDLWRTMVDGGVDVYLSGEVHDQTVRQRDGVLEVSHGSLFYRGEASYVVGQATAERLVLENRQFRGTVGFDSRLWTTSRQGAPAQISYPPRSIVTGTLVASRTRAGGVRVDDAEGVLVPRG